GATGAGTATTTACTATTTTTTCTTCAAATTCTGATATTAAATTTGTTCCAATCATTTTCATATAACCCGAACAGAAAATATAATCACACTTAAATTCTTTAAATAAGTTTGCGATTTTTTCATCAATATTCTCATTAGGAAATTTTTTATCATTAATTATAAAATTAGGTATATTTAAATCATCAGCTGATTTTAAAACATTAGCATTGCTATTATTAGAAACCACAACAATTACTTGAGCATCTAAAATCTTTTCTTCAATAGCTTTTTGTATTGTTAAAAAACCACT
This sequence is a window from Poseidonibacter parvus. Protein-coding genes within it:
- the purN gene encoding phosphoribosylglycinamide formyltransferase, with product MKRIGILASYNGSGFLTIQKAIEEKILDAQVIVVVSNNSNANVLKSADDLNIPNFIINDKKFPNENIDEKIANLFKEFKCDYIFCSGYMKMIGTNLISEFEEKIVNTHPALLPSKYGGKGMYGRFVHEAIIKNSELKSGVTIHFVNEKYDDGKIILKKELEIRKDETVDSLEDRIKDLENIAIVEAFKKLLT